The DNA region TGGAAAATTGACTATGAAAGGGGTTACAAAACCCGTTGTGTTAGCTTTTGAAAACGGTGGCGCTGCAACGGATTTATACGGTAACAAACGTGTAGGACTGGGTCTTACTGGTAAAATCAACCGAAGCGATTTTGGTATCTCATGGAACAAAGCCCTTGAAACAGGCGGTGTGATCGTGGGTGAAGAGGTGAAAATTGATGTTGCCTTAGAGGGAATTTTACAAAAATAGTTTTCCTTATTATTCAATGTGTGGGCTCTCTGCCGAAGAGAACCCAGTGTTAGCGTAGTTTTTAAAGCTCAACTTTAAAAACGTGTCAAAATAGTTTACATGTAAAGAGGAGTCAACCATGTCATTGTCCATTCATAAAGCCAACCAAAGAGGCGTTGCAGAGCATGGTTGGCTTCACAGCCGTTTTAGTTTTTCCTTTGCCGAGTACTACAATCCTTCCCGTATGGGATTTGGCGCGCTTCGCGTTATCAATGACGACATCATCGAAAAAGGCGAAGGATTTGGGATGCACCCGCATCGCGACATGGAGATCATCTCCATCGTGACACAAGGGGTTTTGATTCACAAAGACTCTTTTGGTAATCATGGTGAAATTCATGCCGGTGAAATTCAGTATATGAGCGCAGGCGAAGGGGTATATCACTCCGAATTTGCCTCAAAAGATGAGACAACGGCTCTGTTTCAAATTTGGATACACCCCAATCAAAAAGGCGGAATTCCACTCTACAATCAACGCGATTTTAGAGATGTCACTAAAAAAAATCAATGGGTTACACTGGTTTCTCCTGATGGTAGAGAGAGTTCTATTGCGATCAAACAAGAGGCGTTTATCGCCACTACCGAGTTAGAAGAAGGTAAAACTATTTCCTTAGCACCTTCTACTCCAAATCGTGGTAAACTCGTACTTGTTGTCGAAGGAAGCATTGAAATCGATGGTGTCGTACTTGAGAAAAGAGATGAAGTACAAATGACCGAAAGTAAAGCTTATGAGATAAAAGCGTTGAAACCCGCGTGGGTTTTAGTTTTTGATGTGCCGATGCACTAAATTACGTAAGGAATAAAAATGTCACCTGTTAAAATGTCACTCGAAGCCAACAAAGAGTATCACTTCTGCACCTGTGGTAAAAGTGCAACAAAAGTTTTATGTGATGGTAGCCATAAAGGCTCAGGTTTTACACCCAAAGCGTTCACGGTTACGGAAGCAAAAGAGTACTATCTTTGCGCCTGTAAAAAAAGTGCCAATGCTCCTTTTTGTGATGGAAGTCACGCTAAATAACCAAACGCTCTTGAAGTCGCAAAGAGATCTTTGCGACTCTTCTTTTTCTGCTCCTTTGAAAATCCTTTTATTCGTGTATAATTGTTAAAAACAATACAAAGGTCTCGTTTCATGCCAAAACATCCAACTCTTTTACACCAATTTCGCTCTTTTTGTCTCCAAAATCATGCCGATGATATGGAAAAAGCCATTGAGTATTTTTCTGTATTTGGAGGGACAAGCTGGAAAGTGGATATGCACAAGCCTCTTTTAGAGCTTATGGAGACTAAGATTTTCAAAAATTATCCCTACATTCACAGTGACATTGCCAAAATAACCTTCAGCAACAAGCTCAGTCATACGCTTTTAAGCGCTATGGCAACGGGAGATCGTCGGGTGCATTCAACCTTTAAGAGAGCACACATTAGCCGAGAAGAAGGCGAATCTGCACTCGATACCCTTTTAGACAGTGCGCTGATTCGTTTTGAGTATTCACTGGAGCGTCCTGTCAATATCGACGACGATAACTCCGATAAACTCAGTTTCATGACCCCTTTTATGCGCTTTTGGTTTGCCTTTGTCTCACCGTTTTATAAGACAATCAAAGAGGGTGATTACAGTGAAGTTGAAAAATCATTTGCTTCTCGCGAACAAGAATTTTATGAACTTATCTTTAAAAAACTCTCATTTGAGCTTTTGCGAAAACTAATGCCTGATGACCCGATTGTGGAAGTGGGAAGCTATTGGGATAAAAACGCTGAAATTGATATTTTGGCTAAGACAGTCTCAGGAAAGCTCATCGCAGGAAGTACCAAATACAAAAATACCAAGGTGAAAAAAACCGAACTTACCAAACTTAAAGAGCAATGTGCCAAAGCAGACTTTGAGCCTGATCTGTTTGTGATTCTTTCCAAAAGTGGATTTACTTCTGAACTTAAAGCGCTTAAAGGTGACGATCTAAAACTCTTCACGATTAAAAGCATGAAAGCGTTGGTGGAAGATGTGAGTGAAAAAGAGTTAATTCCGTGTGAGGGGAAAAAATATTAACACGTATCAAAAAGGGATTTGACTCCCTTTTTGATACGATTGCCCTTGATAAATTATCGCGCTAGAACAACACAGGTTGCGACAAAGGCGACGACCTCAGGGGTGTATTTGATATAGTTTATCCATACACGCATGACTCATCCTTTTGTTGTGATATTTACAACCTAAGCATACTTCGTTCCAAAGCGTTACATGTAAAGTGGATATGCCTCAATTTTTTCATGCAGTTTATGGGCTAAATAGTAATGCGCATAGCCAAGTTCGCTCAAAATCAACTTCGCTTCTTCAAGGTATTTTTGTTTTTTTGCTTTATCCCAGTGTTTGGGAGGCACACCCAAATTGGTAATGCGATCGGCAAGTTTGACCAGTGCTACGCAGTTTTGACGCTTTTTCAGTCGCTCAAGACTGTCTCGCATCTGCGCCTCTTTAGAAGGCAGGGTTTTATCTTTGGTAAGCGCTTGTACCCCTTTGGCGATCACTTCACTATTGCCTGCTAAAAAACTCTCTTTGGTAATTTGAGTGGTTGTATCTTCATTGACATCATGCAAAAGCGCGCACGCAATGGCAACATTGTTTTCATCGAAACTCAGTGGTTCCATATAAAGAGCGTTAATCACTTCACTAGCAACACTTAAAAGGTGCATCGAGTAAGGCAAGCCGTGTGGGGTTTTTTGCTCACCGTGCGCGAGAAGAGCAAACGCGAGATTTTCTTTAAAAAAATCCACACTAAAAAGCTCTTTAGGCAAAGACTCTTCACTGCGTTTGACCTGTGGTAATGAGGGTTTTTTATCTTTTTCGATTTTGGCATAGTGTGCCTCTTCCTCATCCTCGCTGAAGAAAAACAGATAACTGCCTTTTTCACAGACAAACTCCAACTCTTCAAAACGCTCATGCTCACCAACAGTGGCATAAAGGTTTACATGTAAAATCTTTGTGAACATTTCACTCGGAGAATAAGGCATTTTTGCAGGGGGAAGTGGAATGCTGTCGAACTTAAAAAACTCAAAATAGCCCAAAGAACCACCTGCAACATGAAAATTAATGGTGAGGCTTTTAGGTTTCCCCTCTTTGAGATAAACAATTTCGATGAGCGCATGCAGCGTATAAAGACCGATGACTTCACACCCTTCAATGTCGTTTAAATAAGCCCATTTTTTATCCATAAGTGACCTTTACATGTAAAGAGTGTAACTACTTTTTACAGAGTTCATCAAACCATGCGTCATTTTCAGAGGAACGGTTCATTTTGGAGCGTAAAAGCGTTTCGCGTACTGAGACCAAATCGTCTAATTCTAAGAACTCTAACATTGAAAAGGAAGAAATTGGAGCATTTGGATCAGATTCTATCAATTTTTCGATTTCTTCTATAAGTGCCATTTTGTCGGCATTCTCTGGCATACATTGACCTTTCGTTAACAAACTATGACTCTTTTTATTGTATAATACCTTACATTTCATGCAGATTAGTTTCTGTAACTTATAAGGAAAATGAATGAAAAAACACATTTTATGGTTAGTTGCGCTTCTTTCTAGCACACTTTTTGCCGCAACAGACGCACAGATTGTTGAACACTTTAAATCAACGATTCAAGTACCCAATATTACCATTGAAGTTGTCTCTCGCAAAAGCGTTGATGGCATTGATGGCATGGATTTCGTGACTCTCAATCTTACCGATGGAACACGTTCACAAAAACTCAGCATCTTTACCAAAGATGATTTGATTTTCCCTGATGTTATCAGCATCAAACAAGGCGGAAGCATCAAAGAGATGA from Sulfurospirillum diekertiae includes:
- a CDS encoding pirin family protein, with product MSLSIHKANQRGVAEHGWLHSRFSFSFAEYYNPSRMGFGALRVINDDIIEKGEGFGMHPHRDMEIISIVTQGVLIHKDSFGNHGEIHAGEIQYMSAGEGVYHSEFASKDETTALFQIWIHPNQKGGIPLYNQRDFRDVTKKNQWVTLVSPDGRESSIAIKQEAFIATTELEEGKTISLAPSTPNRGKLVLVVEGSIEIDGVVLEKRDEVQMTESKAYEIKALKPAWVLVFDVPMH
- a CDS encoding CDGSH iron-sulfur domain-containing protein; the encoded protein is MSPVKMSLEANKEYHFCTCGKSATKVLCDGSHKGSGFTPKAFTVTEAKEYYLCACKKSANAPFCDGSHAK
- a CDS encoding DUF234 domain-containing protein, whose amino-acid sequence is MPKHPTLLHQFRSFCLQNHADDMEKAIEYFSVFGGTSWKVDMHKPLLELMETKIFKNYPYIHSDIAKITFSNKLSHTLLSAMATGDRRVHSTFKRAHISREEGESALDTLLDSALIRFEYSLERPVNIDDDNSDKLSFMTPFMRFWFAFVSPFYKTIKEGDYSEVEKSFASREQEFYELIFKKLSFELLRKLMPDDPIVEVGSYWDKNAEIDILAKTVSGKLIAGSTKYKNTKVKKTELTKLKEQCAKADFEPDLFVILSKSGFTSELKALKGDDLKLFTIKSMKALVEDVSEKELIPCEGKKY
- a CDS encoding HD domain-containing protein encodes the protein MDKKWAYLNDIEGCEVIGLYTLHALIEIVYLKEGKPKSLTINFHVAGGSLGYFEFFKFDSIPLPPAKMPYSPSEMFTKILHVNLYATVGEHERFEELEFVCEKGSYLFFFSEDEEEAHYAKIEKDKKPSLPQVKRSEESLPKELFSVDFFKENLAFALLAHGEQKTPHGLPYSMHLLSVASEVINALYMEPLSFDENNVAIACALLHDVNEDTTTQITKESFLAGNSEVIAKGVQALTKDKTLPSKEAQMRDSLERLKKRQNCVALVKLADRITNLGVPPKHWDKAKKQKYLEEAKLILSELGYAHYYLAHKLHEKIEAYPLYM